A genomic region of Kribbella sp. NBC_00382 contains the following coding sequences:
- a CDS encoding TIR domain-containing protein: MVTESTGWDFFVSYTQADRVWAEWIAWVLEENSYSVLVQAWDFVPGSNWTQSMVKGVAEAELTIAVLSEAYLGSVYGRDEWLAAWAQQPVSEQRKLLPVRVSDCDLPGLLGNVTGFDLFGLDEAKARARLLEMTAAATEGKRKPTGRPRFPDQGRAMQKRARFPGDLPSTLKVPARHANFTGRTALARDLERRMLLWLDAQEGNSVNPSTLEPFVQLASTKDGGEYSERQVRLAAEYLYENRLIDAIRVDQEHNGWIRPTLTASGKTCVTDFGADVAEYLIRGQARPVETNLPSASHSSVGDSQVNLSIASDTAKFREVGRLREQAGDLHDAQVYYQRAADSGDTAALRDLARLREQAGDSVSAQTYYQQAVDAGDTAALRDLAPSSRRPSGADELAETASDDIVSSSRPSLLPGAMADTVPEPGDGRVKGADKLGAASDVEMLVSVLLARDTPLPLAVGLFGDWGSGKSFFMALMQERIDELASLAKAGRPDAWPYCKEVRQVRFNAWHYVDTDLWASLAATLFDELARAGRPDETTAKLNDLDQAREKVARTRSERQRLEREVSDLEISVNRPIAATRAALTVALRAVRSEGKIPGKLRDVAEHGAEVADDPTMQLADTLGAVDQAVGKAQVAWRLFKEEVLYQNRRATLATFVVLAVLAVAGAKFIQWPPVVTVLAFVSAVIVGLTPALSATVRVLYWAREARKTRQLPLIQKRAELADAQAAEKAAKHEASLGEQELADARNKGHQLQKLVRERAASSDYRDRLGVMSRVRRDFEDLVSLMPSARPRGQQHQAEAADLSTTSGNEVPDVDRIFLYVDDLDRCPHDKVVEVLQAVHLLLAFELFVVVVGVDNRWLTKSVAAHYDNLLDASDSYLEKIFQIPFALGPMTRRRYQDLIIALTPPPSPDTEAARATGVPGSPAPEVLSNVDGDQLGTGAHPATTEASVGAGGSTEPTDPAAIEATPPRPESLSITKPEQDLLGKVNDLVPTPRAAKRLVNIYRMLRVSVPDSEIQAFLPQEDPEVKGGNEYQAAILLLSILIGRPAAAQNLFKELTISPSDRDIWQLLDTIPGLEQTSQLARDYVTVTRIDAYRRWAPRVSRFSFRMSSESTSSSEDQRTK, encoded by the coding sequence ATGGTGACGGAGAGTACGGGGTGGGACTTCTTTGTTTCCTACACCCAGGCGGATCGCGTGTGGGCAGAGTGGATAGCTTGGGTCCTCGAAGAGAACAGCTACAGCGTCCTGGTCCAGGCATGGGATTTTGTGCCGGGCAGCAACTGGACTCAGAGCATGGTTAAGGGTGTAGCTGAGGCGGAGCTAACGATCGCTGTCTTGTCTGAGGCGTATCTGGGTTCGGTGTACGGCAGGGATGAGTGGCTGGCAGCTTGGGCGCAGCAACCGGTCAGTGAACAGCGCAAGTTGCTGCCTGTCCGGGTCAGCGACTGCGATCTGCCGGGTCTGCTCGGCAACGTCACCGGGTTCGATCTGTTCGGCCTGGACGAAGCGAAAGCCAGGGCTCGTCTCCTTGAGATGACTGCCGCGGCCACCGAGGGAAAACGAAAGCCTACCGGGCGTCCGCGTTTTCCCGATCAGGGCCGGGCGATGCAGAAGCGGGCCCGTTTCCCTGGTGATCTGCCGTCAACACTGAAGGTCCCCGCGCGGCACGCGAATTTCACCGGACGGACCGCGCTCGCGCGTGATCTCGAGCGGCGGATGTTGCTGTGGCTCGACGCGCAGGAAGGGAACAGCGTCAATCCTTCGACCTTGGAGCCCTTCGTGCAACTGGCGTCGACGAAGGATGGTGGCGAATACAGCGAGCGCCAAGTTCGGCTCGCAGCAGAATACTTGTACGAGAACCGGTTGATCGACGCTATCAGGGTCGATCAAGAGCATAACGGCTGGATCAGGCCGACCCTTACGGCCTCGGGAAAAACGTGCGTTACGGACTTCGGCGCGGATGTCGCTGAGTATTTGATTCGGGGACAGGCTCGTCCCGTCGAGACGAATCTGCCATCTGCTTCCCATAGCTCAGTCGGCGACAGTCAGGTCAACCTGTCCATAGCTTCGGACACGGCGAAGTTCCGCGAGGTCGGACGTCTGCGAGAGCAGGCCGGCGACCTCCACGACGCGCAGGTCTACTACCAGCGAGCAGCCGACTCCGGAGACACCGCAGCACTCCGCGACCTCGCACGATTGCGAGAGCAAGCCGGCGACTCTGTTAGCGCACAGACCTACTACCAGCAGGCTGTCGATGCCGGAGACACCGCAGCACTCCGCGACCTCGCACCTTCATCGAGAAGACCCAGCGGCGCGGACGAGCTCGCTGAGACGGCATCGGACGACATCGTCTCGTCGTCCCGCCCATCACTCCTGCCCGGCGCGATGGCGGACACGGTTCCAGAACCAGGCGATGGGCGGGTCAAGGGAGCAGACAAGCTCGGTGCGGCGTCCGACGTTGAGATGCTCGTGTCGGTATTGCTTGCGCGCGACACACCGCTACCACTGGCCGTTGGTCTGTTCGGTGACTGGGGCAGCGGCAAGAGCTTCTTTATGGCACTCATGCAAGAACGGATCGACGAGCTAGCCTCGCTCGCTAAGGCAGGCCGACCAGATGCCTGGCCGTATTGCAAGGAAGTCCGTCAGGTGCGCTTCAATGCCTGGCACTATGTTGACACAGACTTGTGGGCAAGCCTAGCAGCGACGCTATTCGACGAACTGGCCCGCGCAGGAAGACCCGATGAGACCACTGCCAAATTGAACGATCTCGATCAGGCGCGAGAGAAGGTCGCACGGACTAGGTCCGAACGGCAGCGATTAGAACGTGAGGTTAGCGATCTCGAGATCAGTGTCAATCGTCCGATCGCCGCCACACGAGCTGCGCTCACCGTCGCGTTACGCGCGGTCAGGAGTGAAGGAAAGATCCCTGGGAAGCTACGCGACGTAGCCGAGCATGGCGCCGAGGTCGCCGACGACCCGACAATGCAGCTCGCAGATACTCTCGGCGCGGTTGACCAGGCAGTTGGAAAGGCGCAGGTCGCCTGGCGCCTATTCAAGGAAGAAGTGCTTTATCAAAATCGGCGTGCAACCCTCGCCACTTTCGTTGTGTTAGCTGTCCTCGCAGTTGCGGGAGCGAAGTTTATTCAATGGCCGCCTGTAGTCACGGTACTAGCATTTGTAAGTGCTGTCATAGTGGGCTTAACGCCAGCCTTGAGCGCGACTGTGCGCGTACTGTACTGGGCGCGTGAAGCAAGAAAAACGCGCCAACTACCGCTGATCCAGAAGCGGGCCGAGCTGGCTGATGCGCAGGCGGCGGAGAAGGCAGCGAAGCATGAAGCGTCACTGGGAGAGCAAGAGCTCGCAGACGCGCGCAACAAAGGGCATCAACTACAGAAACTCGTGCGTGAGCGTGCTGCCAGTTCAGATTATCGTGACAGGTTAGGTGTGATGTCGAGGGTGCGCCGCGACTTCGAGGACCTAGTCAGCCTGATGCCCAGCGCCAGGCCTCGCGGGCAACAGCACCAGGCAGAAGCCGCGGACCTGTCCACCACCAGTGGCAACGAAGTCCCCGACGTGGACAGAATCTTCCTGTATGTGGATGACCTCGACCGCTGCCCACATGACAAGGTCGTCGAGGTGTTGCAGGCCGTCCACTTGCTGCTTGCATTCGAGCTCTTTGTTGTCGTCGTCGGAGTCGACAACCGGTGGCTGACAAAGTCAGTCGCAGCGCATTACGACAACCTCCTAGACGCGTCGGACAGCTACCTTGAGAAGATCTTCCAGATCCCGTTCGCGCTAGGCCCGATGACACGACGTCGCTACCAAGACCTCATCATCGCTCTGACCCCGCCACCAAGCCCAGACACTGAAGCCGCCCGTGCGACCGGCGTTCCCGGCTCGCCTGCCCCGGAAGTGTTGAGCAACGTCGATGGCGACCAACTAGGGACTGGGGCCCATCCCGCCACCACCGAGGCCTCAGTAGGGGCTGGAGGCTCGACTGAGCCAACCGATCCTGCAGCAATTGAAGCAACGCCACCTCGACCCGAATCATTATCGATTACAAAACCCGAGCAAGACCTACTCGGTAAAGTCAACGACCTCGTCCCGACACCGCGAGCCGCGAAACGCCTCGTCAACATCTATCGAATGTTGCGCGTGTCCGTACCAGACAGTGAGATCCAAGCCTTCCTCCCGCAAGAAGACCCGGAGGTCAAGGGGGGCAATGAATACCAAGCCGCCATCCTATTGCTCAGCATCCTGATCGGGCGCCCCGCAGCCGCCCAAAACCTATTCAAAGAACTAACTATCTCCCCTTCCGACCGCGATATTTGGCAGCTACTCGATACAATCCCAGGACTCGAGCAAACCTCTCAACTAGCCCGTGACTACGTGACAGTCACGCGCATCGATGCCTACCGCCGCTGGGCGCCTCGCGTGTCTCGCTTCTCTTTCCGCATGAGTTCAGAATCGACGTCTTCAAGCGAGGATCAACGCACCAAGTGA
- a CDS encoding restriction endonuclease, producing the protein MGFDTYLEIDGKTALQWRKYASSLPCLLFRHDQVKVERAVDENDEVFVSVRYESTAGEVLETLSRSGLGWNATLAAYSEIRQGGLAAGLLAGSALARGDSRSVIERRAAEFENLGAEVDLTALGATIGANWNDPDAEEVVILKDLTYDGQVSSYYSTELMEIFQIAEKLDGVDEFCVARAVETWVVMQVEAPLIGWPMLICTFLAALPPSTPIAYDLTEDAMHGHMDSITTVDEGRAYASAYWSDSSESLVGSARQLGRLFGVLASFAGGALGEAFWLATAADRLSRLKALNMTPEASTTKARGDALEELMEAMLRAEEPELSVVEKNYRTSEEEIDLVVSNSLTDPFWMAQGSPIILIECKNWKEKIGVPELRVLESKIKDRGAICKVGVFVSISGFASTSLERLKDFQSSDGMIYAIDGADLEYIISAKVKLSEWLRREGVKRALGTKC; encoded by the coding sequence ATGGGCTTCGATACATATCTAGAAATCGACGGAAAAACGGCGCTTCAATGGCGCAAGTACGCTAGCTCTTTGCCGTGTCTATTGTTCCGGCATGACCAGGTGAAAGTAGAGCGCGCTGTTGACGAGAACGATGAGGTATTCGTGTCGGTGCGTTATGAGTCTACGGCTGGTGAGGTGCTCGAGACCCTGTCCCGGTCGGGCTTGGGATGGAATGCAACACTGGCTGCCTATTCGGAGATTCGGCAAGGAGGCTTGGCCGCAGGCCTTTTGGCTGGGTCCGCTCTTGCGAGGGGTGATAGCCGAAGTGTCATAGAGCGTAGAGCCGCTGAGTTCGAGAATCTGGGCGCCGAGGTCGATCTGACAGCGCTTGGCGCCACGATTGGCGCGAACTGGAATGACCCGGACGCCGAAGAGGTCGTCATCCTTAAAGATCTGACCTATGACGGGCAAGTCTCTTCATACTATTCGACCGAATTAATGGAAATATTTCAAATTGCGGAGAAGCTAGACGGCGTTGATGAATTCTGTGTAGCACGGGCGGTGGAAACTTGGGTGGTGATGCAAGTTGAGGCGCCGCTCATCGGCTGGCCCATGCTGATTTGCACCTTTCTTGCCGCACTGCCTCCCTCAACCCCTATCGCTTACGACCTTACCGAAGACGCGATGCATGGGCACATGGACAGCATTACTACTGTCGATGAAGGTCGGGCGTACGCGTCTGCATACTGGTCGGACTCTTCCGAAAGCCTTGTCGGATCTGCTCGCCAGCTGGGGCGCTTGTTTGGCGTCCTGGCCTCTTTCGCCGGCGGGGCTCTGGGTGAAGCGTTCTGGCTGGCTACCGCCGCCGATCGACTGTCGAGACTTAAGGCGTTGAATATGACGCCAGAGGCCTCGACGACGAAGGCTCGTGGTGATGCCCTCGAGGAACTTATGGAGGCAATGCTACGAGCCGAGGAACCCGAGTTGAGCGTGGTTGAGAAGAACTATCGAACAAGCGAGGAGGAAATCGACCTCGTTGTAAGCAATAGCTTGACAGACCCGTTCTGGATGGCGCAGGGAAGCCCGATAATTCTGATTGAATGCAAGAATTGGAAAGAAAAGATCGGTGTCCCTGAACTCCGCGTGCTGGAATCCAAGATCAAGGACCGAGGGGCCATCTGTAAAGTGGGAGTCTTCGTCTCAATATCCGGCTTTGCGTCAACTTCACTTGAGAGATTGAAAGATTTCCAGAGTTCGGACGGGATGATATATGCCATTGATGGCGCAGACCTTGAGTACATCATCAGCGCCAAGGTTAAGCTGAGCGAGTGGCTTCGCCGCGAGGGTGTGAAGCGCGCCTTGGGCACCAAGTGTTGA
- a CDS encoding pentapeptide repeat-containing protein, with amino-acid sequence MVPLVWQATAAVAAALLGAAALYLLLAWLLDLPQRPSGTQLEQQKLLADVAKIALGLAAGVGAAVAVIIGYRRARVEETASHRDDQRLFSSRYQDAADLLGHDKAAVRLAGIYALSRLADDWTQQRQQCLDVLCAHLRLPYDPQKCEPGEGEVRLTLIRLITAHLRPEATTSWCGHDLDFTGAVFDGGNFSRAVFSGGTVSFVGAKFVGGSVDFSSAEFSGATVQYKGAEFSGSTVDFLQAKFSGGDVSFGSAKFSGGKVNFAGAKFSGGTLTLSEATFSGSVVGFEFARFSGGTIHFSGIGHSGHLASLLGLRGSQFSGGIVRFDGARFSGAHVHYSGAKFSGATVRFVATEFSGGSVGFGDAEFSGGTVDFRSATFSGGTVDFRGATFSGGTAPFAGATFSGGTVDFAASVFSGTDIDLSGARVVAAATPPLLPLNPGAGLKAPSTWAT; translated from the coding sequence ATGGTGCCGCTGGTTTGGCAAGCAACCGCGGCTGTCGCGGCTGCGCTGCTCGGGGCAGCCGCGCTTTACCTGCTGCTCGCCTGGTTGCTTGACCTACCACAGCGGCCTTCAGGCACGCAGCTCGAACAGCAGAAGCTGCTGGCAGACGTGGCGAAGATCGCCCTTGGACTGGCCGCGGGAGTTGGAGCCGCTGTCGCCGTCATCATCGGCTACCGCCGTGCTCGGGTCGAGGAGACAGCGAGCCACCGCGACGACCAACGACTGTTCAGCAGCCGCTATCAGGACGCCGCCGATCTTCTCGGCCATGACAAGGCCGCCGTTCGCCTCGCCGGTATCTACGCCCTGTCGCGACTGGCCGATGACTGGACCCAACAGCGGCAGCAGTGCCTCGACGTTCTATGCGCCCACTTGCGGCTGCCATACGATCCACAGAAGTGCGAGCCCGGTGAAGGGGAGGTCCGCCTCACCCTCATCCGCCTCATCACCGCCCATCTACGACCCGAAGCAACAACATCATGGTGCGGGCACGATCTAGACTTCACCGGAGCTGTCTTTGACGGTGGCAACTTCAGCCGCGCTGTGTTCTCCGGAGGTACGGTCAGCTTCGTCGGCGCCAAGTTCGTGGGCGGTTCCGTCGACTTCAGCTCTGCCGAGTTTTCCGGCGCGACAGTCCAGTACAAGGGCGCCGAGTTCTCCGGCAGTACTGTGGACTTTCTCCAGGCCAAGTTCTCCGGCGGAGACGTCAGCTTCGGTAGCGCCAAGTTTTCCGGTGGCAAAGTCAACTTCGCTGGGGCCAAGTTTTCCGGCGGAACCCTCACTCTGAGCGAAGCGACGTTCTCCGGCAGTGTGGTGGGCTTTGAGTTCGCCAGATTTTCGGGTGGAACAATCCACTTCAGCGGCATCGGGCACTCCGGCCACCTAGCCAGTCTTCTGGGCCTGCGCGGCTCCCAGTTTTCTGGTGGCATCGTCAGGTTCGACGGCGCCAGATTCTCCGGCGCCCACGTTCATTACAGTGGAGCCAAGTTCTCTGGCGCCACAGTCCGCTTCGTTGCCACTGAATTTTCCGGTGGCAGCGTTGGCTTCGGTGACGCGGAGTTTTCCGGCGGCACAGTCGACTTCCGCAGTGCGACGTTCTCCGGCGGCACAGTCGACTTCCGCGGCGCCACCTTCTCAGGCGGCACAGCGCCCTTCGCCGGCGCCACCTTCTCGGGCGGGACCGTCGACTTCGCTGCCTCCGTATTCTCAGGCACGGACATCGATCTAAGTGGGGCACGAGTTGTCGCTGCTGCAACGCCACCTCTTCTCCCTCTGAATCCTGGCGCTGGCCTGAAAGCGCCCAGTACCTGGGCCACGTAG